The genomic interval GCGGGAGCTCCCCGCGCGCGACCGGCCGCGCGAGTCGCTGGCGCTGCCCGACCCGAGCCTGCCGCCCGCGCGCACGCCGGGCCTGCCGCGCCCGGACGACCGCGACCTGCCCCGCGCGGCGAGCACGCCGCGACCGGCGACCGCCCCGCCCGCGCCGGCGCCGCGGCCCGGCACGGCGCCGCCGCCCGGTCAGCCCGGCGGCTCCCCGCAGGGCGTCGGCGCGCTGACGCTGAACGTGTCCGACTTCCCCTACGCCTGGTACATCGCCGCGATCCACCGGAAGATCAAGGAGCGGTGGGACGGCTACGCGCTCGCGGGCCAGCAGCCCGCGGTCGTCTTCGAGATCGCGCGCGACGGAGAGCTCCGGGGGATCCGCGTGGACAAGAGCTCCGGCAACCCCTACTACGACCAGGCGGCCGTCCGCGCCGTGACGGAGGCGAACCCGTTCCCGCCGCTCCCGGTGGACTTCAAGAAG from Candidatus Methylomirabilota bacterium carries:
- a CDS encoding energy transducer TonB, with translation MRLRGRLHFGPALRRLRLPLRPTLISLAFHAVFIVAVLWGNAVWGDSRTKTVYVNLVPAVAAAGLPPRPEDAAAPPARPSPTELPQREPARELPARDRPRESLALPDPSLPPARTPGLPRPDDRDLPRAASTPRPATAPPAPAPRPGTAPPPGQPGGSPQGVGALTLNVSDFPYAWYIAAIHRKIKERWDGYALAGQQPAVVFEIARDGELRGIRVDKSSGNPYYDQAAVRAVTEANPFPPLPVDFKKPVLTVGLQFAYDPTAAR